The following is a genomic window from Peptococcaceae bacterium.
AAAAATAGTTATCTAGCGTGAGTTTACGATTTAACTTACACGAAGTGCCCTTAAAGCCTGATTTAATGCCACTTTAACGGAACTGTTATTGTATTACCCAACCTTTATATATTTTAAGATATCAAAAATACTTGCCATTTTTTTCAGCTTCGGCGTTAACTTTGTTTGGGAATAAACCTCCAAGTCCTTTTTTGATTCCCCTTTTTTGGGATAAATTGTAACGACTTGCTTGATTTTTTCCAGCAAAGAAAGCATCTTATTAACACTTAAAAAGATTCCGTTTTCATACAGCATTTTTCTTAGTATCAAGC
Proteins encoded in this region:
- a CDS encoding transposase, whose amino-acid sequence is HDWSMDKIIATYRSLYHIENTFKQMKNTRFLGLRPFYHWTDQKIRVHAFYCVLALRLCLILRKMLYENGIFLSVNKMLSLLEKIKQVVTIYPKKGESKKDLEVYSQTKLTPKLKKMASIFDILKYIKVG